A genomic region of Alicyclobacillus sp. SO9 contains the following coding sequences:
- a CDS encoding aminotransferase class V-fold PLP-dependent enzyme, whose amino-acid sequence MAHVENLRRHFPAVRYITYLNTGNSGALPDATVEAVGDILKLQLEQGRGSSERPGLAETASALRQELSHVFSASPQSFSLVSGVAQAASTVLWGLDLMEGDEILLTRLNHQDILLPAFIQKQRRGVKLRYIDGTLPADALVRELTNHLTARTKIIMLPQVSYSTGHRLPVEQVIEAASRNGVPVFVDGGHAAGAEEVALDAMKPDFYAVSGHKWLCGPDGTGFLYMDNSWIDRLQLTHMDRSLLAYSQAYDDAGHYLPASYAQRFDSSITDLPKWTAFLKTLQFMRVTVGFDYSYTHVHGLSGELIDSLLDLSGVKVLTPREARAGIVSFQMTNSVAKKFVREATARQIDLGWIPSVDAVRVSMGVYNNSGDIERVVKLIQELNTRGQ is encoded by the coding sequence GTGGCACATGTGGAGAATTTACGTCGGCATTTTCCGGCTGTTCGTTATATCACGTACCTCAATACGGGAAATTCAGGTGCACTCCCCGATGCAACCGTCGAAGCTGTAGGAGACATTTTGAAATTACAATTGGAACAAGGGAGGGGCAGCAGTGAGCGGCCGGGGCTAGCGGAGACAGCTTCTGCTCTTCGACAGGAGCTATCCCATGTATTTTCCGCATCCCCCCAGTCATTTTCACTTGTTTCGGGCGTAGCACAGGCAGCTAGTACTGTGTTGTGGGGCTTGGATTTAATGGAAGGCGATGAAATTCTTTTAACTAGGCTGAACCACCAAGACATACTATTGCCGGCTTTCATTCAAAAACAGAGGCGGGGTGTAAAACTCCGCTACATCGACGGAACGTTACCCGCCGATGCGCTGGTTCGCGAATTAACGAATCACCTCACCGCTAGGACGAAAATTATCATGCTTCCGCAGGTCTCCTATTCAACGGGACACCGTTTGCCGGTGGAACAGGTCATTGAAGCCGCCTCTCGTAACGGCGTTCCAGTTTTTGTGGACGGCGGTCACGCTGCGGGTGCTGAAGAAGTTGCATTAGATGCTATGAAACCGGACTTTTATGCCGTTTCAGGCCATAAGTGGCTGTGCGGCCCCGACGGTACGGGATTTTTGTACATGGACAACTCTTGGATAGACCGCCTGCAATTGACCCATATGGATCGCTCTTTGCTGGCATACAGTCAGGCCTATGATGACGCGGGACACTACTTGCCGGCTTCCTATGCGCAGCGCTTTGACTCAAGTATTACAGACCTGCCAAAGTGGACGGCCTTTCTCAAAACGCTGCAATTCATGCGCGTCACAGTCGGATTTGATTACAGTTATACACATGTCCACGGACTGTCCGGTGAGCTGATTGATTCTCTGCTGGATCTAAGCGGTGTGAAAGTACTGACGCCGCGAGAAGCGCGGGCAGGCATTGTTAGTTTTCAAATGACGAACTCTGTGGCAAAGAAATTCGTTCGGGAGGCAACGGCACGTCAGATTGATCTCGGTTGGATTCCGTCCGTAGACGCTGTTCGAGTCTCTATGGGTGTATACAACAACAGTGGAGACATTGAGCGAGTCGTAAAACTCATCCAGGAACTGAATACGCGCGGGCAATAG
- a CDS encoding class I SAM-dependent methyltransferase has product MKPVDFLGGLKSTMEFQVFIDPLLVNSQSESALGSVTDRAREMAQGLHETYGQMKALADLGELPYSLHIARLCLYETLLSTAMVAAHERTGQMVPSELDLQNASVHIKEMIEHVGIQVLYVTYYYVVGHDLLQPFAYHKEMTEYDFFIGVRHYPYPAENLDIILPIALYRRVLRLQHRDGERVLAITKSGTRVYSWAHQCLIDSNYIEKRIHLSYVYQFDAVKDWDELSHTVWPEMDQARTDYIKWLDLPSEQSMLEVACGTGALTFDAGLYQHAATRGHLVATDSSVGMLEQAQQKHRKYGAPITVSFELASVERLPFPDDTFDVCIGSFFLHFVNPHKAISEMMRVVRPGGIVSVFQGYDFDVNKPFFKDWFHPILELTGNLNANSSGHFNANNRTTYMPSAENIPAWFHEVGLEQVRLDLHSSPWVFDNPDVVVQHIVRGVSFFQKELHELPWDDRRAVIEELIQRGQDVRRKYPVGERMIELPGVMIQGAKPV; this is encoded by the coding sequence TTGAAGCCCGTAGATTTTCTGGGTGGACTAAAATCGACAATGGAGTTTCAAGTCTTTATCGATCCGCTTCTGGTAAATTCACAATCTGAGTCGGCATTAGGCAGTGTAACGGATCGGGCGCGGGAAATGGCCCAAGGCTTGCATGAGACCTACGGTCAGATGAAAGCCCTCGCGGACCTTGGAGAACTTCCCTATTCATTGCACATTGCCCGGTTGTGCCTCTACGAGACGTTACTGTCTACCGCCATGGTTGCTGCTCATGAACGAACGGGACAAATGGTGCCCTCGGAGTTGGATTTGCAGAACGCTTCTGTTCATATTAAAGAGATGATAGAGCATGTGGGGATTCAGGTCTTGTATGTTACGTATTATTACGTGGTGGGCCATGATTTGCTCCAACCGTTTGCGTACCATAAGGAAATGACTGAATATGATTTCTTCATCGGTGTGCGCCACTATCCATATCCTGCAGAAAATCTGGATATTATTTTGCCGATTGCATTGTATCGGCGCGTGTTGCGTCTTCAACACCGGGACGGCGAACGCGTGTTAGCAATTACCAAGAGTGGAACGCGTGTGTACAGTTGGGCACACCAGTGTCTTATCGATTCGAATTACATCGAGAAGCGTATTCATCTGTCCTATGTGTACCAGTTTGACGCGGTAAAAGATTGGGATGAATTAAGTCATACCGTCTGGCCTGAAATGGATCAGGCACGAACAGACTATATTAAGTGGCTGGATTTGCCCTCCGAACAGAGCATGCTGGAGGTTGCGTGCGGAACGGGAGCACTGACATTTGATGCCGGGCTGTATCAGCACGCTGCCACCCGCGGTCATTTGGTTGCAACAGACAGTTCTGTCGGAATGCTGGAGCAGGCGCAACAAAAGCACAGGAAGTACGGGGCGCCAATCACCGTTTCTTTTGAACTGGCATCCGTAGAGCGGCTGCCCTTTCCTGATGACACATTTGATGTGTGTATTGGCAGTTTCTTTCTGCATTTTGTGAACCCGCACAAAGCAATCTCCGAAATGATGCGTGTTGTTCGCCCTGGCGGAATCGTGTCGGTTTTCCAAGGCTATGACTTTGACGTCAACAAACCCTTCTTTAAAGACTGGTTTCATCCCATTTTAGAATTGACTGGCAATCTTAATGCAAACAGCAGCGGGCATTTCAATGCGAACAACAGGACAACATACATGCCTAGTGCAGAGAACATACCGGCGTGGTTCCATGAAGTAGGATTGGAGCAAGTACGGCTGGATCTCCATTCCTCCCCGTGGGTTTTCGACAACCCGGATGTGGTGGTTCAACACATCGTTCGCGGCGTCAGTTTCTTTCAGAAGGAGTTGCACGAACTTCCTTGGGATGACCGAAGAGCGGTCATTGAAGAGTTGATTCAGCGCGGTCAAGATGTGCGCCGCAAGTACCCAGTTGGCGAGCGGATGATTGAGTTGCCGGGTGTAATGATTCAGGGGGCAAAACCAGTGTGA
- a CDS encoding peptidylprolyl isomerase has protein sequence MAKNYPHAPEMKLEQGLTYQAVIHTNKGDLTVDLFSEDAPITVNNFVFLAQDGYFDDVIFHRIIKGFMVQTGDPMGTGMGGPGYQFQDELPPVVPYEPGVVAMANAGPNTNGSQFFICSGEHSKNLNQQPNYTVFGKVSKGMDVVQKLENTPVGRSSMGEMSKPEETVKINSVEILKAPK, from the coding sequence GTGGCAAAGAACTATCCGCACGCACCCGAAATGAAGCTTGAACAAGGGCTGACCTATCAAGCTGTCATTCATACGAACAAGGGAGACCTCACGGTCGACTTATTTTCTGAAGATGCCCCGATTACGGTTAATAACTTCGTCTTTCTAGCTCAGGATGGGTATTTTGACGATGTGATTTTTCATCGCATTATCAAGGGGTTTATGGTGCAAACCGGAGACCCTATGGGTACAGGCATGGGCGGCCCAGGATATCAGTTTCAAGATGAACTGCCGCCGGTAGTGCCCTATGAACCTGGTGTTGTAGCGATGGCGAATGCCGGGCCGAATACGAACGGATCACAGTTTTTTATATGCTCCGGAGAACACTCCAAAAACCTCAACCAACAACCAAACTATACCGTGTTTGGAAAGGTCTCAAAGGGTATGGATGTGGTGCAAAAGTTGGAAAATACGCCTGTCGGACGTTCGTCCATGGGTGAAATGAGCAAACCCGAGGAAACGGTCAAAATAAACTCTGTTGAAATCCTGAAAGCTCCGAAATAG
- a CDS encoding aldo/keto reductase family protein — translation MKYRRLGKSGVSVSELALGSWLTYGTVTERNQSVECVKEAYNQGINHFDCANVYGSEPHAAEKVLGEALRPYRRDSYVLTTKVFGKVGDGVNDKGLSRKHIFSQIDESLKSLGVDYVDILYCHRFDEETDLEETLRALDDLVVQGKVLYTGISEWPVHRISEAVSLQKELRLHKLAASQPVYNLFNRYIEEAVIPVCDDAGIGQVVFSPLAQGVLTGKYRRGQARPEGSRAATASVSRFVERYLDDEHLSKVEKLKEIADELSISLAQLSLAWVLRQPSVSSALIGASRPEQVKENAASAAITLDKDTLKKIEEIVDK, via the coding sequence ATGAAATATCGAAGACTTGGAAAAAGCGGTGTTAGCGTATCTGAGTTGGCACTTGGCAGTTGGCTTACATACGGAACCGTGACAGAACGCAATCAATCTGTTGAATGTGTAAAGGAAGCTTACAATCAGGGTATCAACCACTTTGACTGTGCCAATGTGTACGGTTCTGAACCTCATGCGGCGGAAAAGGTCCTCGGAGAAGCACTGCGTCCCTATAGACGGGATAGTTACGTGCTGACAACGAAGGTGTTTGGTAAGGTCGGAGACGGTGTGAATGACAAAGGTCTCAGTCGAAAGCATATCTTCTCTCAAATTGATGAGAGCCTCAAATCATTGGGCGTCGATTATGTTGATATTCTTTACTGTCATCGATTTGACGAAGAAACCGATTTGGAAGAGACATTGAGAGCACTGGACGACTTGGTCGTACAAGGAAAAGTGTTGTACACAGGTATCAGCGAATGGCCTGTTCACCGAATTTCAGAAGCTGTCAGTTTACAGAAGGAGCTGCGCCTGCACAAACTGGCTGCAAGTCAACCAGTTTACAACCTGTTTAACCGTTACATTGAAGAAGCTGTCATACCGGTATGCGACGACGCGGGCATCGGTCAAGTGGTGTTCTCACCGTTGGCACAGGGGGTTCTTACAGGAAAATACCGACGTGGACAAGCACGTCCGGAGGGTTCAAGAGCAGCTACTGCGTCAGTCAGCCGCTTCGTTGAGCGTTACCTGGATGACGAGCACTTGTCCAAGGTGGAGAAACTGAAAGAGATTGCGGACGAGCTCTCAATTTCTCTCGCACAACTATCGTTGGCATGGGTGCTTCGTCAACCAAGTGTGAGCAGTGCCCTAATCGGTGCCAGTCGGCCGGAGCAGGTTAAGGAGAACGCTGCATCAGCGGCAATAACACTGGACAAAGACACGCTGAAAAAGATAGAAGAGATTGTCGACAAGTAA
- the glp gene encoding gephyrin-like molybdotransferase Glp codes for MTVKNVVLFDTAFDMIAGLASVFPVEQLAVQAAQGRVLSEDVFARVSLPPFHRSMMDGFAIRTTDLHSLPTKLRVTGKTEAGNPAQLELGEGEAVRITTGSAVPIGADAIARFEWCEADSSSVTVLRTVNPGESIQKTGEDNLEGALLLPAGTMLHGEQMALCQGFGVSTVSVYRRPRIRLIITGDEVAPNPAASLRPNQVYSVNDIFLRQHLIEDGCDVGNPAFIGDNPVELQDAIHEAASDADYVICTGGVSVGDRDYLPTVLQGLGADIRLQKIMMRPGSPFIAAKLGNAGIFALSGNPAAAFSQFEALVRPALRRAMGQNDIPFPDTAVLAHSVSLKPIKPVRVLRGRAFIENATVKVDVNMTQSSGSISSFAEANCLVRMDSGKLDSGSIVPVRWFRH; via the coding sequence ATGACAGTAAAAAACGTTGTCCTGTTTGACACTGCTTTTGATATGATAGCCGGCCTTGCGTCTGTCTTTCCGGTAGAGCAGCTAGCTGTTCAGGCAGCTCAAGGACGCGTTTTATCTGAGGATGTATTTGCCCGTGTCTCGCTGCCGCCATTTCACCGATCGATGATGGACGGTTTTGCAATCCGCACAACGGACCTTCACAGCCTTCCAACCAAGCTTCGGGTTACGGGCAAAACAGAGGCCGGGAACCCTGCACAGTTAGAGCTCGGTGAGGGCGAAGCTGTCCGAATCACCACGGGATCGGCAGTGCCAATAGGTGCAGATGCGATTGCCCGGTTCGAGTGGTGTGAGGCCGACAGTTCGTCTGTCACAGTTCTCCGGACCGTAAATCCGGGCGAGTCCATTCAGAAAACAGGCGAAGACAATCTTGAAGGTGCTTTACTGCTCCCTGCAGGTACAATGCTGCACGGTGAGCAAATGGCCCTGTGTCAAGGGTTCGGAGTAAGCACCGTGTCTGTGTATCGCCGTCCTCGGATAAGACTCATTATCACTGGCGACGAAGTAGCGCCGAATCCGGCGGCATCACTGCGCCCTAACCAGGTGTACAGCGTCAATGACATATTTCTAAGACAACATTTAATCGAAGACGGATGCGACGTGGGTAATCCAGCATTTATCGGCGACAATCCCGTCGAACTTCAGGACGCAATTCACGAAGCAGCCTCTGATGCAGACTACGTTATCTGTACAGGCGGCGTCTCTGTCGGTGACAGAGACTATTTGCCTACGGTACTGCAGGGGCTAGGTGCCGATATTCGGTTGCAAAAAATCATGATGCGTCCGGGATCACCCTTCATAGCGGCGAAATTGGGCAATGCGGGTATTTTCGCTCTATCCGGTAATCCTGCCGCGGCCTTTTCGCAATTTGAAGCACTTGTCCGTCCTGCTCTGCGGCGCGCGATGGGCCAGAACGATATACCGTTCCCAGATACTGCAGTCTTGGCGCATTCTGTTAGTCTGAAGCCAATTAAACCTGTTCGCGTCTTACGCGGGCGCGCATTTATCGAGAACGCCACCGTCAAGGTGGATGTAAATATGACCCAGTCGTCCGGGTCTATCAGCAGCTTTGCTGAGGCAAACTGTCTCGTGCGAATGGATTCAGGAAAGTTAGACTCCGGCTCCATTGTGCCGGTGCGTTGGTTCAGACACTAA
- a CDS encoding ABC transporter permease subunit yields the protein MGEIWRVSLNEWMKLVRRKRLWVAAALAILLVALFAYGTYRQQVDKQKYQTPSYTAQQITNTKNTIKAIKNQPQTAQTKQNLQQQQSELTSLQNEYKLQKAEAAGNWKPAVNKQIQSAKAQIKSASGGSSSPTGQSLLQLQQSKLTLMSLQYEVNHNIKPILPWQSSPYQSLKSFMTVATAIFLPLMVVILTADMVSGEATSGTIKLLLVRPVSRTKILIGKWLVSLFASAVLTFLTMLALLGAGIAVLGNKGALLPQVVGVYYKFIHVSNHHGPGFQVGAPMLDHASVLPAWQYTLLSILLVTFAMLSITTVTFLLSTLFKSSMASTAVALGIVILGNIAIELIHAHWMVAWFPVHFNLGADWTGSTSTQMKMNVGLATGTLILLAWIVVSIVASIIKFKRQDVLNA from the coding sequence ATGGGTGAAATTTGGAGAGTCAGTCTGAATGAATGGATGAAGTTGGTACGTAGAAAACGCCTCTGGGTCGCTGCCGCACTAGCCATTCTACTTGTAGCACTGTTCGCCTACGGAACCTACAGGCAGCAGGTAGACAAGCAGAAATACCAGACTCCGTCGTATACGGCCCAGCAGATTACCAATACGAAGAACACTATTAAGGCTATTAAGAACCAGCCGCAAACAGCGCAAACAAAGCAGAACCTTCAACAACAGCAGTCGGAGCTGACGAGTCTGCAAAATGAGTATAAGTTGCAGAAAGCGGAAGCGGCTGGCAATTGGAAACCTGCAGTGAACAAACAGATTCAGAGCGCGAAGGCACAAATTAAGTCGGCATCTGGAGGTTCGTCTTCACCCACAGGCCAGAGCTTGTTGCAACTTCAGCAATCCAAGCTGACACTGATGTCGCTGCAATATGAAGTCAATCATAACATTAAGCCCATATTGCCGTGGCAGTCCTCACCCTATCAGTCGCTGAAAAGCTTTATGACAGTTGCTACGGCTATATTTCTTCCATTGATGGTCGTGATTTTAACCGCTGACATGGTTTCTGGAGAGGCAACATCGGGAACAATCAAACTATTGTTGGTCCGTCCCGTGTCACGTACTAAAATTCTTATTGGGAAGTGGCTCGTAAGCCTGTTTGCATCTGCAGTACTGACTTTTCTCACGATGCTTGCGTTGTTGGGAGCCGGAATCGCAGTGTTAGGCAACAAAGGGGCATTATTGCCGCAAGTAGTTGGCGTTTACTACAAGTTTATTCATGTGTCGAATCATCATGGTCCCGGATTTCAAGTTGGTGCACCTATGCTGGACCACGCATCGGTGCTGCCCGCATGGCAATACACCCTGTTATCCATATTACTTGTGACGTTTGCCATGCTTTCGATTACCACTGTCACATTTCTGCTGAGCACATTGTTTAAGTCCTCTATGGCCAGTACAGCTGTAGCCTTGGGGATTGTGATTTTAGGAAATATCGCAATTGAGTTGATACATGCTCACTGGATGGTGGCTTGGTTCCCCGTTCACTTTAACCTTGGAGCGGACTGGACAGGTTCCACTTCGACGCAAATGAAAATGAATGTAGGACTTGCAACAGGTACGCTGATACTTCTGGCTTGGATTGTCGTGTCCATCGTTGCGTCAATTATCAAGTTTAAGCGTCAAGATGTTTTGAACGCATAG
- a CDS encoding ABC transporter ATP-binding protein: MAVLELSHVSKRIGKRLIIDDISMTVEEGEIYGFLGPNGAGKTTTIRMIMALASPTQGSIKVLGHDIHRERSEALAQVGAIVENPETYSYLTGRQNLLHYARLAGIKDPTRRIEEVGNIVNLRERLNDKVKRYSLGMRQRLGVAQALLANPKLLVLDEPTNGLDPAGMREFREMMRNLADSGMSVFVSSHLLSEIQLMCDRVAVLKQGRIIAERRVDELVSGVQSGVSLEVSDASVSLEVLKGAGVTAQVNDDRHVRASVESSQVPGLVRALVSANVDIFSIEPIRDTLEEAFLQMTEMDDSKTNLQAETGGRAHG, translated from the coding sequence GTGGCTGTTTTGGAACTTAGCCATGTATCGAAACGAATTGGGAAAAGGCTGATTATTGACGACATCTCTATGACCGTAGAGGAAGGTGAAATTTATGGGTTCCTCGGCCCGAACGGTGCCGGGAAGACGACGACCATTCGAATGATTATGGCATTGGCCAGTCCAACGCAAGGCAGCATCAAAGTGCTGGGCCACGATATTCACAGAGAACGCAGTGAGGCGTTGGCGCAGGTTGGAGCCATTGTGGAAAATCCGGAGACTTACAGTTATTTGACCGGACGACAGAATCTTCTCCATTATGCTCGATTGGCTGGCATTAAGGATCCAACCCGGCGGATTGAAGAAGTCGGGAACATTGTGAATTTGAGAGAGCGACTGAATGATAAGGTGAAGCGCTATTCCCTCGGGATGCGTCAACGCCTCGGGGTAGCGCAGGCACTGTTGGCCAACCCGAAACTGCTTGTGCTCGACGAGCCTACAAATGGTCTCGACCCGGCTGGGATGCGTGAGTTTCGTGAAATGATGCGAAATCTGGCTGACAGCGGCATGAGTGTGTTTGTTTCCAGTCACTTGCTTAGTGAGATTCAACTCATGTGCGACAGAGTCGCTGTGCTGAAGCAAGGCCGCATCATCGCAGAGCGTCGCGTGGATGAATTGGTAAGTGGTGTTCAATCAGGTGTCAGTCTCGAAGTGAGCGATGCGTCCGTGTCACTCGAAGTACTGAAAGGGGCGGGCGTCACTGCACAAGTCAATGACGACAGACACGTGCGAGCGTCTGTTGAATCTTCTCAGGTGCCTGGTTTGGTGCGAGCACTGGTCAGCGCAAATGTAGATATTTTCTCCATTGAACCTATTCGGGACACTTTGGAAGAGGCCTTCTTGCAAATGACTGAAATGGACGATTCTAAGACGAATCTTCAGGCGGAAACAGGGGGACGAGCACATGGGTGA
- a CDS encoding ABC-2 transporter permease → MESYFPKALWFKEWREHRWRAVLAAVIISLSPVARGLLYWSRHTAVPGAQNYAGRMFWNQFNSEISTFSKSSTTGLPAVVVVVIIAIILVVGERNSGSLWYILSTPVQRRQWLRTKFLFGLGVIYGTYTILLIWNSVVTVFNPAPVGFGDVVRWWIYMLAVQGTVYAVAFVTALCVTNAILVFIGTFVVLGIPSFLSGYIHEATIASSQPVHVAVQRSTQWIDSLSPLAMFKHNLLLSNPFLYLYMVMIPLLYVLAQVLMRRIEAEHLSSLLTLPKLWYLVIVGISTGLGSIFATVEMALLSRAFGHSFYPLFVPLSVLSAGVIGLLLFGVIGFRTRRRRKHRMA, encoded by the coding sequence ATGGAATCCTACTTTCCTAAAGCACTGTGGTTCAAGGAATGGCGTGAGCACCGGTGGAGGGCTGTGCTGGCAGCTGTGATAATCAGCCTGTCGCCTGTTGCCAGAGGACTGCTCTATTGGTCTCGGCACACGGCCGTACCAGGCGCCCAGAACTATGCAGGAAGGATGTTTTGGAATCAATTCAACAGCGAGATTAGCACATTTTCCAAGAGTTCGACAACCGGATTGCCGGCCGTTGTAGTGGTTGTCATCATCGCGATTATTCTTGTGGTTGGAGAGCGCAACAGCGGATCGCTGTGGTACATCTTGTCTACACCAGTTCAGCGCCGCCAGTGGCTGAGAACAAAATTCCTGTTTGGATTGGGTGTGATCTATGGCACCTACACAATCCTGCTCATTTGGAACAGTGTAGTTACGGTGTTCAATCCGGCGCCCGTAGGTTTTGGAGACGTGGTTCGCTGGTGGATTTATATGCTGGCTGTGCAGGGAACTGTCTACGCAGTAGCCTTTGTAACGGCGCTGTGTGTGACCAACGCCATTCTCGTCTTCATTGGCACCTTCGTGGTTCTTGGAATTCCTAGTTTTCTCTCAGGATATATCCACGAAGCAACCATAGCAAGTTCACAGCCGGTTCATGTGGCTGTGCAGAGGTCAACCCAGTGGATTGATTCCCTCAGCCCTTTGGCTATGTTCAAACACAACCTGCTGCTTTCAAATCCGTTTTTGTACCTGTACATGGTAATGATTCCATTGCTTTACGTGTTGGCGCAGGTTCTGATGAGACGGATTGAGGCGGAACATTTGAGCAGCCTTTTGACTTTACCAAAGCTGTGGTATCTGGTGATTGTCGGGATTAGCACCGGGCTGGGAAGTATTTTTGCCACAGTCGAAATGGCTTTATTGTCTAGAGCATTTGGGCACTCCTTCTATCCGTTGTTTGTTCCGCTCTCTGTTCTCAGTGCAGGCGTCATTGGACTGTTGTTGTTCGGCGTCATTGGGTTCCGTACACGGCGTCGACGAAAACACCGAATGGCTTGA
- a CDS encoding ABC transporter ATP-binding protein has protein sequence MNPIVEAKSVSKTFAGHLALDEVSLSVQQGTIYGIVGANGAGKTTLLRIFLGLLRPDAGTVYLFGEPMAKEAAELRQRIHYVGPDGRFFKNFTVNDLLRYTSLLYQRWDAGRAKTLIDVLQLPVHRKVGELSTGMLMQLRVCIALSSRPDVLLLDEPTTGLDPVVKKQFLQLIVQEAAGAGTTVLMSTHQLNEVARMVDHVAFMYKGRLLLSGALEDLRQAIKQIQVVMPNDLPEWVRENPAVVEITSSGHLFTLVVENDADAIMDRLRNDGAVYLESVHVDFEELFEHVMRKEGYVRDGILLS, from the coding sequence ATGAATCCAATTGTGGAAGCCAAATCGGTAAGTAAGACTTTTGCGGGACATCTGGCTTTGGATGAGGTGTCACTGAGCGTTCAGCAAGGTACGATCTACGGCATCGTAGGAGCCAATGGCGCCGGAAAGACAACCTTACTCCGAATCTTTCTCGGACTTCTGAGACCTGATGCCGGTACCGTGTATCTGTTTGGGGAGCCGATGGCAAAGGAAGCGGCCGAGCTTCGTCAACGGATCCACTATGTCGGTCCTGACGGTCGTTTTTTCAAGAACTTCACGGTCAACGATTTGTTGCGTTACACCAGTCTGCTCTATCAACGCTGGGATGCAGGACGTGCGAAGACGCTGATTGACGTCTTGCAGTTGCCTGTTCACCGTAAAGTTGGTGAATTGTCCACAGGTATGCTGATGCAGCTGCGGGTCTGTATCGCCCTGTCTTCGAGACCGGATGTGTTGCTTTTGGATGAGCCGACCACGGGGCTCGATCCCGTTGTCAAAAAGCAGTTCTTGCAGCTGATTGTTCAGGAAGCTGCAGGCGCTGGCACGACTGTGCTGATGTCCACCCATCAGTTGAATGAAGTGGCTCGCATGGTCGATCACGTTGCATTCATGTACAAAGGACGCCTCTTGCTAAGCGGTGCTTTGGAGGACTTGCGCCAGGCGATAAAGCAAATTCAGGTGGTTATGCCAAACGACCTGCCTGAGTGGGTGCGAGAGAATCCTGCAGTGGTGGAGATTACATCCAGCGGACACCTGTTTACTTTGGTGGTCGAAAATGATGCAGACGCGATAATGGATCGGCTGAGGAATGACGGCGCGGTATATCTCGAATCAGTTCATGTGGACTTTGAGGAGTTGTTTGAACACGTTATGCGGAAAGAGGGGTACGTACGAGATGGAATCCTACTTTCCTAA
- a CDS encoding GntR family transcriptional regulator, protein MWLHVDPRSPQPMYQQVVDGVKSAVAKGILQPGDKLPAVRELSMELTLNHNTVAKAYQELERAGVIEVWRGRGTFIAASKVPADVNERKNELERELERILVEAHHLQMSEDEVEEMLRQVVRRLREGRGEHA, encoded by the coding sequence ATGTGGTTACATGTAGACCCTAGGTCTCCTCAACCCATGTATCAACAGGTGGTAGACGGTGTGAAGTCTGCTGTCGCAAAAGGCATCTTGCAGCCGGGCGACAAGCTTCCTGCAGTCCGTGAGCTTTCAATGGAATTGACGCTAAATCACAACACAGTTGCGAAGGCATACCAGGAGCTTGAACGGGCTGGGGTGATTGAAGTCTGGCGAGGCAGAGGTACGTTCATTGCCGCGAGCAAAGTACCTGCCGATGTCAATGAGAGAAAAAACGAACTGGAGAGAGAACTTGAGCGCATTTTGGTTGAGGCGCACCACCTGCAGATGAGCGAGGATGAGGTAGAAGAGATGCTGCGCCAAGTAGTACGACGGTTGCGAGAAGGTAGGGGTGAACACGCATGA